The window TTCTATCTCTGGCTGCCCTCGCCCGACCTGGCGGTGGCCAGGGTGCGCCGGCGCGTGGAGGCGGGAGGTCACGACGTGCCCGAGCCGGTCATCCGGCGGCGGTTCGGGAAGAGCCTGGTCAACTTCGACCGCCTCTACCGACCTGTCGCCACGACCTGGCGGCTGTACGACGGTAGTGCCCTCGGCGGCCGTCCGCTCATCGCGCACGGAACGGGGGCGAGTGAGCCGGTAGTGCTGAATGAGGCGACGTGGCTGGAGATCCGCAAGCGGATCGAGGAGGTTGCATGAGCCGACGACCATCGCGTGACATCGAGAGCATCATTCGGGACGGGACGGCGATTGATCGGGCCATCGTCGCAGCTCGCCGCCGGGTGATCCAACGACACCGGCAGCTGGGCGTGCCCCTCGCGATCTGGCGCGGCGGGCAGGTGGTCGAGGTCCCGCCCGAGAGTGTCGAGTTGCCCGCCGATGCCGGCGGCGCCAAGGCCGACGAGCGCTGACATGGAACCCTGGTACAAGGTCGCCACACCGCGCAAGGAAGTCCGCGAAGGCCGCTCGTTCAACCCGGACGAGTTCGCCATCGCCCTCGAGCAGGTCGTGGCGGGGACGGCGCCGGAGGACTATCGCGACCCTGCGCAGTTCTTCGCGCGCACTTGCTTCACGCGGGCGCTGCGCGAGCACGCGGGGATGGTGCTGCGCCGGCTCTCCGGGAGAACCGACAACACGTCGCCGGTGCTCACGCTCATCACCCAGTTCGGTGGCGGCAAGACGCACACGCTCACCACGCTGTACCACCTGGCGAAAAACGGAGACGCCGTGGCCGGCCACAACGGGGTCGCCGACCTGGTGCGCGAAGCGGGCGTCGCATCGGTTCCCAAGGCGAAGGTCGCCGTGTTCGTGGGCAATGCCTGGGACCCGCAGCCGGGGCGCGAGACGCCGTGGATCGACATCGCCCGCCAGCTCGCGGGCGACAAGGGCGTCGAGGCGCTTGGTCCCGCGGCCAAGACCACGCCGCCCGGCACCGACTCCATCGCGCGGGTCTTCCAGGCAGCCGGCGCGCCGGTGCTCCTGTTGTTCGATGAAGTGCTGAACTACCTGAACCGCCACCGCGGCAGCGCCGAATCGTTCCACGCCTTCATCCAGAACCTGACGGTCGCCACCACCGGCACCACGCACGGCGCGGCGGTGATCAGCCTGCCGCGAAGCCAGGTCGAGATGACGGAGTCGGATCAGGAGTGGCAGGACAGGATCTCGAAGGTGGTGCGGCGCGTCGCCAAGGACCTGATCGCCAACGACGAGACCGAGATCAGCGAGGTCGTCCGGCGGCGGCTCTTCCAGGACCTGGGAAGCGAGAAGATTCGGAAGAACGTCGCCAAGGCCTTCGGCGACTGGTGCTTCGAGCGGCGGGCGCAGCTCCCGCCCGAGTGGACCGCCGTGGACTCGGCCGCGACCGAGGCGAAGGCGCGCGAGTTCCTGCAGCGCCGCTTCGAGGCCTGCTACCCATTCCATCCGGCGACGCTCTCGGTCTTCCAGCGCAAATGGCAGGCACTGCCGCAGTACCAGCAGACGCGCGGCACGCTGGCGATGCTGGCGCAGTGGATCTCGATCGCGGCGCAGGAGGGTTTCCGCAAGGCTCGCACGGAGCCGCTCATCACGCTTGGATCGGCGCCGCTCGCGGAGCCCGGATTCCTGAGCGTCGTACTGGGTCAGCTCGGCGAGTCGCGCCTCATCGCAGCGATCGACACGGACATCGCCGGGGAGCAGGCGCACAGCAAGGCGCTCGACGCGGATACCAAGGGGCCGCTGCAGGACATCCACCGGCGCGTCGGCACCGCGATCCTCTTCGAATCGTCGGGCGGGCAGACCGACAAGGTCGCGCACCTCCCTGAGCTGCGCTTCGCGCTCGGCGAGCCCGAGCTGGACACGACATCGATCGACAACGCCGCGTTGGTTCTCGAAGGTAGGTCGTACTTCATCCGCAAGACGGGCGCGGACGGCTTCCGCATCGGCTACCAGCCGACCATGAAGAAGGTGGTGAGCGACCGGCGCGCGTCGCTCGACGAGGAGACAGAGGTCAAGCCCGCGCTGCGCAAGCTCGTCGAGGAGGAGTTCCGGC is drawn from Candidatus Rokuibacteriota bacterium and contains these coding sequences:
- a CDS encoding DUF499 domain-containing protein, which encodes MEPWYKVATPRKEVREGRSFNPDEFAIALEQVVAGTAPEDYRDPAQFFARTCFTRALREHAGMVLRRLSGRTDNTSPVLTLITQFGGGKTHTLTTLYHLAKNGDAVAGHNGVADLVREAGVASVPKAKVAVFVGNAWDPQPGRETPWIDIARQLAGDKGVEALGPAAKTTPPGTDSIARVFQAAGAPVLLLFDEVLNYLNRHRGSAESFHAFIQNLTVATTGTTHGAAVISLPRSQVEMTESDQEWQDRISKVVRRVAKDLIANDETEISEVVRRRLFQDLGSEKIRKNVAKAFGDWCFERRAQLPPEWTAVDSAATEAKAREFLQRRFEACYPFHPATLSVFQRKWQALPQYQQTRGTLAMLAQWISIAAQEGFRKARTEPLITLGSAPLAEPGFLSVVLGQLGESRLIAAIDTDIAGEQAHSKALDADTKGPLQDIHRRVGTAILFESSGGQTDKVAHLPELRFALGEPELDTTSIDNAALVLEGRSYFIRKTGADGFRIGYQPTMKKVVSDRRASLDEETEVKPALRKLVEEEFRRGASIPVVAFPGDGAEIPDTPRLTLVVADPEVEWSGGGSLRAQLAEWTRQRGKSPRLYPGALVWCLKKPGRDLRDKVEVGLAWKRVAREVAEGTLGGEFDRNDLAELRSKVKDAEEAAKDEVWGDYRFAVVADGQETDGLKVIDLGAGHSSSGETLCGRVIAALKSEALLNESVGAGYIERNWPPALKESAAWPLASLRQSFLNGSLTRLVDPDAILRAKVVEFVSRGDFGLASGRKPDGSYERVWFEELVAPDEVAFDAGVFLLRKDSAKALKIGAPPEPVPGPSPQPGPGPIAAPEPSPARGPEPASGATTKTLRLVGTVPPEIWNRLGTKILPKLRSGSDLRIGLEFTVTVKADTAGSLAAELQQILQELGLGEAVRVEEGGPTSR